From Echeneis naucrates chromosome 7, fEcheNa1.1, whole genome shotgun sequence, one genomic window encodes:
- the LOC115046769 gene encoding specifically androgen-regulated gene protein isoform X2: MEHLSAEERACLMYLEETIEALEVQEDSGLSNDEPESGPKVDDISSFKPDNFLRAENQDETSPESFPASAANMQNLMTQPKIPDTDTVTAGKIPSSATQARVLCISTDKDGKPKIVLSTEACPDQSTNASQIDVGLIPPPSDFMDKPSLHANPKESQDLLPSAGIPCNKPGATIDLELLCQRASAKKTSVSSSSTQEINMHPLELSHILSNSTNQISPPLEAAAPRSPPAVAPKPKRLPPNIVLKSHKASGAGLEGSSGHLVSPSSERMLDPQKVHIEALRKLGLLKSDEEDSGPALSPKLSPKTRTSGGAPYFPISSAAPHIPPVTPSNTSVSGPPPAFIPPQPRAALSPKANSASLILPAPAAFSDSVEHFPSDNQLSSAEDVPQAKVNAQVSTPPVRQLAIPKIIGVKSATIERSGLGLSSYMVSQDYKETGKGVGGALSPSQLRNCRPRPASLGSRKEFSSTQMEVLQPASAKSQESKSRRSMPAYTPPQNSGDSQKLPRSQGISVLICPRSENEEDRREALKKLGLLRD; this comes from the exons ATGGAGCATTTATCTGCTGAAGAGAGGGCTTGTCTCATGTATCTGGAAGAAACCATCGAGGCTCTGGAAGTACAAGAGGACAGCGGCTTGTCCAATGATGAACCAGAATCTGGGCCAAAAGTAGATG ACATTTCCAGTTTTAAGCCAGATAATTTTCTAAGAGCTGAGAATCAGGACGAAACTTCACCAGAGTCCTTTCCTGCTTCAGCAGCCAACATGCAGAACCTTATGACTCAACCCAAGATTCCTGACACTGACACAGTCACTGCTGGTAAAATCCCTTCATCAGCTACTCAGGCTCGGGTGCTGTGTATATCTACAGATAAAGATGGTAAACCGAAGATTGTTCTGAGTACCGAAGCCTGCCCGGATCAGTCCACTAATGCCTCTCAAATAGATGTGGGTCTGATCCCACCACCCTCAGACTTCATGGACAAACCCTCCCTTCATGCAAATCCAAAGGAATCCCAAGACCTTCTTCCATCTGCAGGGATACCCTGTAATAAACCAGGAGCAACTATTGATTTGGAGCTACTATGTCAGAGAGCGTCTGCAAAGAAAACTTCAGTGAGCTCCTCCAGTACTCAGGAAATAAATATGCACCCACTTGAATTGTCCCACATTCTGAGCAACTCAACCAACCAGATCAGCCCTCCTCTTGAGGCTGCTGCACCCAGAAGTCCACCTGCTGTGGCCCCTAAACCCAAGAGGCTTCCTCCCAACATCGTACTGAAATCACACAAGGCATCTGGGGCTGGCTTGGAGGGCAGCTCAGGACATTTGGTCTCCCCCAGCAGTGAGCGGATGCTGGATCCTCAGAAGGTCCACATTGAGGCTCTCCGAAAGCTTGGCCTCCTAAAAAGTGACGAGGAAGATTCAGGTCCTGCCCTCAGCCCAAAACTTTCTCCCAAAACTAGAACATCAGGGGGAGCTCCTTATTTTCCAATCAGCTCAGCAGCTCCACATATACCTCCAGTGACACCGTCTAACACGAGTGTCAGCGGCCCTCCTCCGGCCTTTATCCCTCCACAGCCTCGTGCTGCTTTGTCACCAAAAGCTAATTCTGCAAGTCTTATTCTCCCAGCACCTGCTGCCTTCAGTGACTCTGTTGAACATTTTCCGTCAGATAATCAACTGTCTTCTGCCGAAGATGTTCCACAGGCTAAAGTCAATGCACAGGTCAGTACGCCTCCTGTCAGGCAGTTAGCCATACCCAAAATCATAGGTGTCAAATCTGCTACCATAGAGCGCTCTGGCTTGGGTCTTAGCAGCTATATGGTAAGTCAAGACTACAAAGAAACTGGCAAAGGTGTCGGTGGTGCGCTGAGCCCCAGTCAACTGCGTAACTGTCGTCCCCGTCCTGCCTCTCTGGGAAGCAGAAAGGAATTTTCAAGTACTCAGATGGAGGTTTTGCAGCCAGCAAGTGCCAAGAGTCAAGAGTCAAAGTCACGTAGGTCCATGCCCGCCTACACCCCCCCACAGAACTCTGGAGACTCTCAGAAGCTGCCTCGGTCGCAAGGCATCAGTGTGCTGATCTGCCCTCGTTCAGAAAATGAAGAGGACCGTCGCGAGGCCCTGAAGAAGCTGGGACTGCTCAGGGACTAA
- the LOC115046769 gene encoding specifically androgen-regulated gene protein isoform X1, whose product MPKNDTWPGGVAMESLSNMDSAGSCDSVISMNSVCSEGSMEHLSAEERACLMYLEETIEALEVQEDSGLSNDEPESGPKVDDISSFKPDNFLRAENQDETSPESFPASAANMQNLMTQPKIPDTDTVTAGKIPSSATQARVLCISTDKDGKPKIVLSTEACPDQSTNASQIDVGLIPPPSDFMDKPSLHANPKESQDLLPSAGIPCNKPGATIDLELLCQRASAKKTSVSSSSTQEINMHPLELSHILSNSTNQISPPLEAAAPRSPPAVAPKPKRLPPNIVLKSHKASGAGLEGSSGHLVSPSSERMLDPQKVHIEALRKLGLLKSDEEDSGPALSPKLSPKTRTSGGAPYFPISSAAPHIPPVTPSNTSVSGPPPAFIPPQPRAALSPKANSASLILPAPAAFSDSVEHFPSDNQLSSAEDVPQAKVNAQVSTPPVRQLAIPKIIGVKSATIERSGLGLSSYMVSQDYKETGKGVGGALSPSQLRNCRPRPASLGSRKEFSSTQMEVLQPASAKSQESKSRRSMPAYTPPQNSGDSQKLPRSQGISVLICPRSENEEDRREALKKLGLLRD is encoded by the exons ATGCCGAAGAATGACACGTGGCCAGGCGGCGTTGCCATGGAATCCTTGAGCAATATGGACAGTGCTGGGAGCTGCGACAGTGTAATCAGCATGaactctgtctgt AGTGAAGGCAGTATGGAGCATTTATCTGCTGAAGAGAGGGCTTGTCTCATGTATCTGGAAGAAACCATCGAGGCTCTGGAAGTACAAGAGGACAGCGGCTTGTCCAATGATGAACCAGAATCTGGGCCAAAAGTAGATG ACATTTCCAGTTTTAAGCCAGATAATTTTCTAAGAGCTGAGAATCAGGACGAAACTTCACCAGAGTCCTTTCCTGCTTCAGCAGCCAACATGCAGAACCTTATGACTCAACCCAAGATTCCTGACACTGACACAGTCACTGCTGGTAAAATCCCTTCATCAGCTACTCAGGCTCGGGTGCTGTGTATATCTACAGATAAAGATGGTAAACCGAAGATTGTTCTGAGTACCGAAGCCTGCCCGGATCAGTCCACTAATGCCTCTCAAATAGATGTGGGTCTGATCCCACCACCCTCAGACTTCATGGACAAACCCTCCCTTCATGCAAATCCAAAGGAATCCCAAGACCTTCTTCCATCTGCAGGGATACCCTGTAATAAACCAGGAGCAACTATTGATTTGGAGCTACTATGTCAGAGAGCGTCTGCAAAGAAAACTTCAGTGAGCTCCTCCAGTACTCAGGAAATAAATATGCACCCACTTGAATTGTCCCACATTCTGAGCAACTCAACCAACCAGATCAGCCCTCCTCTTGAGGCTGCTGCACCCAGAAGTCCACCTGCTGTGGCCCCTAAACCCAAGAGGCTTCCTCCCAACATCGTACTGAAATCACACAAGGCATCTGGGGCTGGCTTGGAGGGCAGCTCAGGACATTTGGTCTCCCCCAGCAGTGAGCGGATGCTGGATCCTCAGAAGGTCCACATTGAGGCTCTCCGAAAGCTTGGCCTCCTAAAAAGTGACGAGGAAGATTCAGGTCCTGCCCTCAGCCCAAAACTTTCTCCCAAAACTAGAACATCAGGGGGAGCTCCTTATTTTCCAATCAGCTCAGCAGCTCCACATATACCTCCAGTGACACCGTCTAACACGAGTGTCAGCGGCCCTCCTCCGGCCTTTATCCCTCCACAGCCTCGTGCTGCTTTGTCACCAAAAGCTAATTCTGCAAGTCTTATTCTCCCAGCACCTGCTGCCTTCAGTGACTCTGTTGAACATTTTCCGTCAGATAATCAACTGTCTTCTGCCGAAGATGTTCCACAGGCTAAAGTCAATGCACAGGTCAGTACGCCTCCTGTCAGGCAGTTAGCCATACCCAAAATCATAGGTGTCAAATCTGCTACCATAGAGCGCTCTGGCTTGGGTCTTAGCAGCTATATGGTAAGTCAAGACTACAAAGAAACTGGCAAAGGTGTCGGTGGTGCGCTGAGCCCCAGTCAACTGCGTAACTGTCGTCCCCGTCCTGCCTCTCTGGGAAGCAGAAAGGAATTTTCAAGTACTCAGATGGAGGTTTTGCAGCCAGCAAGTGCCAAGAGTCAAGAGTCAAAGTCACGTAGGTCCATGCCCGCCTACACCCCCCCACAGAACTCTGGAGACTCTCAGAAGCTGCCTCGGTCGCAAGGCATCAGTGTGCTGATCTGCCCTCGTTCAGAAAATGAAGAGGACCGTCGCGAGGCCCTGAAGAAGCTGGGACTGCTCAGGGACTAA